In Anaerolineales bacterium, the following proteins share a genomic window:
- a CDS encoding nucleotide sugar dehydrogenase, whose protein sequence is MLKEDLIRKLKNKEARVAVLGLGYVGLPLAVVFAEAGFRVTGLDLDSGKVDSLKGGISYIPDVKTETVAKLVESGHLNATTDFSVLKEMDAVSICVPTPLRQTGDPDMSFIISATEELAKHMHKGMVVVLQSTTYPGTTRELLLPKLGAENGLKVGEDWFLAFSPERVDPGRKDFTTKNTPKVMGGITEACGEVATAWYEQAIDVVHRVSSAEAAEMAKLLENTFRMINIGLVNELAMMCERLDVDVWEVIDAAATKPFGFMKFTPGPGLGGHCIPIDPLYLSWKMKSFNYNARFIELASEINTNMPRYVVERVMDTLNDQGKALKGSKILILGAAYKPDVGDVRESPALDVIGLLRQKGADVSYHDPYITHIHHETEGWHMDSVQDVMNAVKEADVTVIVTNHKTYDYEAIVQSAKLVFDTRNATRKVIKNNERIVRL, encoded by the coding sequence ATGTTGAAAGAAGATTTGATTCGGAAACTAAAAAACAAGGAAGCCCGCGTTGCAGTTTTGGGACTCGGCTATGTGGGATTGCCCCTCGCGGTCGTTTTCGCCGAGGCGGGATTCCGCGTGACGGGACTCGATCTCGACTCAGGGAAAGTTGATTCACTAAAGGGCGGCATTTCCTACATCCCCGACGTGAAGACTGAGACGGTGGCGAAGTTGGTGGAGTCTGGTCATCTCAATGCGACCACAGACTTTTCGGTATTAAAAGAAATGGACGCGGTCAGCATCTGCGTGCCGACTCCACTCCGTCAAACTGGCGACCCGGACATGTCTTTCATCATTTCCGCGACGGAGGAGTTGGCGAAGCACATGCACAAGGGCATGGTGGTCGTGTTGCAGTCCACTACCTATCCCGGCACGACGCGTGAACTGCTCCTGCCAAAACTCGGCGCCGAAAACGGACTCAAAGTCGGCGAGGATTGGTTCCTGGCGTTTTCGCCTGAGCGCGTCGACCCGGGGCGCAAAGACTTTACCACGAAGAACACGCCCAAAGTGATGGGCGGAATCACCGAAGCGTGCGGTGAAGTGGCGACCGCGTGGTATGAGCAAGCGATTGACGTTGTGCATCGCGTTTCGTCTGCGGAAGCGGCGGAGATGGCGAAACTGTTGGAGAATACGTTTCGCATGATCAACATCGGGTTGGTCAACGAACTGGCGATGATGTGCGAACGTCTCGACGTGGATGTGTGGGAGGTGATAGATGCCGCCGCGACCAAGCCGTTCGGCTTCATGAAGTTCACGCCTGGACCAGGCTTGGGAGGTCACTGCATCCCGATCGATCCGCTGTATTTATCGTGGAAGATGAAGTCGTTCAACTACAATGCGCGCTTCATCGAGTTGGCGTCCGAGATCAACACGAACATGCCGCGCTACGTGGTCGAGCGCGTCATGGATACGCTCAACGACCAAGGCAAAGCCTTGAAAGGCTCGAAGATTCTCATCCTCGGCGCGGCGTACAAGCCCGACGTGGGCGACGTGCGCGAATCGCCCGCGCTGGATGTGATCGGTCTCCTCCGCCAAAAAGGCGCGGACGTAAGCTATCACGACCCGTATATTACCCACATCCACCACGAGACCGAAGGCTGGCACATGGACAGCGTGCAGGATGTGATGAACGCGGTGAAGGAGGCAGATGTGACAGTGATCGTCACGAATCACAAAACGTACGATTACGAAGCGATCGTCCAGTCCGCGAAGTTGGTGTTCGAC